Below is a genomic region from Aquila chrysaetos chrysaetos chromosome 13, bAquChr1.4, whole genome shotgun sequence.
GGATGTGGAGTCACTGAAGGCGAACTTAGAGTTCAAGGCATAGCGCATGGAGACATGGAAAGGATTGTATAAACAGTTCCTGGAGATGCTCCAACCAGTCAGTAGATAAAAAACTCTTTATAACAGCGATTTCTGTGAACaagctagaaaagaaaaggcttaCTTTCAAATTGCATATGTTTTatcatttaatatattaaattgtTCCCCTGGCTCTCCTTCTAGAATTAAAAAGAGGACTGAATTATACCTTgtgcagtttttcttcctgctcttgtAACTTGTAATACTGGCTAGTTTCCAAAAAGATTGCCAGAACAAACTATAACTTATTTAAGTctaaaaagagagagggggggTTATTTTTAGATGTAAGGTTTGTTGCTTAGGCATTTGCTGACAGCTGATTTTCATtggctgctttctctgcttGCAGTCTTTGGACAGCCTGATCGAGCAAATCCATAGTATCTCTAAGCGTAACATTCAAGGTAAATGGCTTAGGTTTAATGGTCAACCCATAGGTGAAGTCCATTTTAGGGTCCTCATTTGGATTAGCAGTAAAATTGCACTGATGCACCAGTATGGAGGTAAAGAGAAACAGCTGCACCTTGGATAACTCCTCTCCAATACACCGACGTTTTCCCAATGAGAAAATCATCACACTACTAGTAAGATCTTTATTGATGAATCCATTCTCATCCAGGAATCTCGTTGGATCAAAATCCTCTGGGTTGGACCATTTTGCTGGATCGTGATTCACTGACCACTGATTAACAAAAATCACTGTGTCCTTGGGAATGAGGTAGCCCATTACGAAGGTGTTGGTTGTGGTGGCATGTGGGATAGTAACAGGCACAAAGCTGCTGAAACGCATGGATTCATACAAGAAAGCCATGACGTAGGGCAAGTGAGGCTGATCTTCAGCACATGGCAGACGGTCTCTTCCAACAATCCTATCCACTTCTTCCTGCATTTTAGCCTGCACGTTCGGATACCTGTCATTTAAAGTAAGATGTGTGTACGTACATAACATTTCCAAAgattttcctaaaaataatccttgctgcaaacatttttcacagaacCTTACCCCTACCCTAAATAATGCAGTTTGAGCAAAGTTTAAATATATTGCAGAAACTTGTAGACCTTGATAGAAAACTTTGAGAGAAAAATCCAAACTTACCATGCAATGGTGTCATTCTAAATCTAACTTGCTCAGTTTTCACCTTAATATCACATGTAACTgattctcaaaataaaaaatgaaactaactTAAAATGTGCTGAAACTGAATATTCTGATccaattttgaaaattcattctATAACTAAAATTACTTGTCTCTTCTAAATATTGGGCCTTCTGTGGGAACAAGGATTTGATTTTCCAGCTCTGTCTGTGACTTCTAAAAGTTAGCATGGAGGTTGTTATCACTGGCCATATTGCATACATATGAAAGTCTGCAggtttttaaagtgaaaaaatcCCTGCTAATAATTGTCAGAATAAGCTTTGTGCACATCCCACTCTTAGTTTGTGTATACTTTTTCTAACTAGTATCAAaccatgttttctttataatgtattttaagatgACTGTCTTGAAGTCTGAATAGTTTGGAAGACTACACGGTAACTAAACAAGATCAAAATATTAATagattttgcttattttcttttgcttctctaaAAGCACACGTTCCTCCAAGCCTTTATTTGCTTCAAGTATTCAAGTTTGGCTTCTGTGTGcttgccttttcctcctgcagcagatCTGCATGTCAAACGCTGGGCAAACGTTAAAAAACGGGGAGAAACCCAACGGTTTATGTGAACACTGGGCACCGTACCCTTAGCTCGAAGCATTAAGTATTTGCCTGTTTTTCCAAGAAGCGGTTGAGTAGATGATGTTTGCATAAGCCTACAAATGATGCAgatgttgaaagaaaaagccaggaCGGGCAAGAGAATCGGCGTTACGCCTTCTTCTatcaccccccccgccccagctgAGATTCTCCCCCTGGAAGAGCTGGTgccaggcagggtgcagggggggTGTGCTTGCACCCGCCGCCTGCCCAGCCGGTCTGCCTTTCCCGAAGTCACGCAACGGCGATAAAGGCACACACTGCGGGCACGTTAACATAATAGCGGGTTTGTAAACGGGTGCACGAACTCTTTGTCTTGCTTAAGCGGTCATtatcctgttcctgtgatctCCCCTATCTTGACCTGGTAAAATCTGTTACTTTCAGGTTTTATTCGGCTGCCTTTTTGCCAGCCTCTCTTTGTGCACCCCTACCCGACCGCCAGAGAAggctttttcttgttgtttttttatcctttcttaaCTTTTTCTGGCAGGCTTCCCAGAGCTTCCGTGCCAGTTAATCGGAAGCCGCTGAGGTACGCCGGCACCCGGCGGGCCGGCCGGTCCCTCAGAgcgagccccggccccgcccgcaCCGAGCTGTTATGCGCTCGTTTGGGCCGGCTTTTGCCGCCGAGGGAGCCTGCCCGGCGGCGAGTTCGCCCCCGCAGCGCCATGCGAACGGGGGCGGCCCACGGCTgccgctcccgccgcgccgccccgggcTGACCGACTCCCGCgcccctccccggggcaggAGTGCCGCCCCGGCCTCCCGCCTCCgcccgggcggcggggagggtCGGCCCCGCCGGCACCTACCTgatgaggaagatgaggagcCACTGCAGGGCGGTGGAGAGGGTGTCCTGGCTGGCGCCGAAGATGTCGGTGACGGTGGCGGGCACGTGCTCGAGCTGCAGCCGCGGCTGCTCCCGCTGCAGGCGGATGAAGGCGTCCATCATGTCGCGGGGGGCGGCCCCCGGGCGCAGGCTGCGCTGGTGCTGCAGGAACTTGCCGCGGACGAAGCCGTAGAAGTCGCGGTTGAGGTCGCGGAAGGCGCGGTAGGCGGCGCGCACGGGGCTGGGGAAGCGCTGGAGCCAGGGCAGCGCGTCTACCAGGCTGCCGGCGCCCACCGCCCGCCCGAACTGCTCGTTGCGCCCCACCAGGCGCAGGAACTCGCCGTCGCCGTGGCTGTAGCGACGGCCGAAGCACAGGGCGCTCATCACGTTGGCCACGGCCACCACCAGGACGCGCGAGGGGTCGAGGAAGGCGCCGCCGGCGCTGCCGCGCACCAGCAGCGCCACCAGCGCCCGCGCCTCGCCCACCAGGTGCCGCTCCAGCAGCCGGCGGGTGGCGGGGCTGCCGGTGGAGAAGGCCCGCACCGTGGCGTGCGCCGCCCGGCGGTGCAGCTTCCACAGCTCCGAGTAGCCGCCGAAGGCCAGGCTGAGCCCGCCCGACACCAgctggaaggaggggaagggcgGCCGGCCGGCGAAGGCGGCCCCCTGGCGGACGAGGGCCTGCCGGATGGCGCGCTCCCCGTTCAGCACCACCACGGGCCAGCGCCCCAGGCGCAGCTGGAAGACGGCGCCGTAGGTGCTGGCCAGGCGGGCGAAGGAGAGGTGCGGCGCGCTGCCCAGCTGCGCCGCGTTGCCGATCAGGGGCCAGGGGAAGGGGCCCGGCGGCGCCCGGCGCTGGCTCTGCCGCCGGCGCTGCTGCCGCTGCAGGAGGAGCTTGCCCAGGTGGACGGCGGcgagcaggcagaggaggagcagcaggcagccttGCGAGGCGGGGAGGCCGCGCAGGGCTTCCCCGAGCCTCTCGAGGGCCATGCtgcaagggaaggggaaaggtcAGCGGGCAGCGACCCCGCGGAAGGGCTGGggcgcgccgcgccgcccgcgggCGGGGAGAGGCCCGGGCGCGCGAGGGGACGGGGGCGCGCTGGGGACTGGCGGAGGGGAGCGCCGGCAGCCGTCTCGGCGCTCGGAGTCGGGCTGTGCGTCCTTGCTCTGCGTCCTTGCTATGCACCCCTCGCGTGCCTGAAGCCCGCCCGGATCCTGCGCGAAAAACAAGGGATGATCGATAATCAAGGGGCAAGCGCTCAGTAAGGGCTCAAAACCGTATTTGGCGTCGCGGCCGCTgctctcttcccccctcccccccttcttccccagtGGGGAAAGTTTGCAGCGGCGGATCCAGGAGGTCACAGCTGGGGGAGGCAGAAAGGGAGGCGGGAGGATGCTCTCGCCTGACGAGCCTCCGCAGATGCAGGCAGCCGCCCTGCGCTGGAGACAGGTTCATCCCGGCGCTGCGCATCGCTCCTCCCGGCGAAGGAGCCCCTGCGAGAAACGGGCTCCCCGCGCCGCCGTCGGAGCTTCCCGCCGCGCCGGAGAGGAAACCTCCGCACATGGCCACGGAGCCCTCTCTGTCCCGAGCCATTCCTTCCCTCCCGCACCGTCGTGCCCGTCGCGGCAGCGCAggccggcggccccggggaTGGGCCGCGGAGGATGCCTGAGGTCCCGGCGTGGCAAAGCTGACCGGTCCCGCttcccagccccctgcccgggGACCACCCGCTCCTACCGTTTGCTCCAGCCTTTCCGAAGCAGCGAGGGGAAGAAGGGGTGAAATAAGCGGCCACCTCGGGCGCCTGTAGCAGAACTGACCTGTTGCACGCTGCTTCCATCCGAGACCTCGGCGAGGACGGAGGGGAGCCGGGCAGCCGCAGGAGGAGAGCGGCGACGGCGAGGTTCAGATCCCAGCTTCTGGGAAACTCATTAGGAGCCCCGGTTCCTGTCACCCGGAGCTTGGCAGGTCATGTGCAGGAAAATGCCAGTTGCACCCGATCCCAGCGCAGAGTTACTATCACCTTCCCAGCGCTTTAACCCTTCGGAGCTCTCCCTGCCGGTGCAGCCCCGCGGGCCGGGGGcgagcaggctgctgctgccgccccctccctccctccctccctcccacccgcCTGCCGGGCTgcggggacgggacggggccACCCCGGCCCGCTGCAGGGAGAGAAGGCGAGCGGCTCAGAGGACGCGGGGAGGACGGACCGCTGCCCCCAggcggagccggagccggagcaGCCGTGACTGGGCGCCTGGCATTGGTACTCGCGGCTTTAAATCCGCCGGTATCCGCGgtgcgcggcgcggcgcgggcgTGCCGCAGTTAGCCCCGCTGACAAATCGCCGCTGCCCGGCCCTTCCCCTGGCTTGAGGGGGTCGCAGCTATTTGCCGGCTGCCCTCGGGCCCCTCGCCAAGCGGAGCGGCTGAGCCGCCGAGGCTTTTATGGCCGGGGCCAAAAGCTTTCGCGGAGGAGGTGCcgggaggggagcggggtggCGGGCGGGCTCGCAGCCCTCCCTGTCGGGAGGCAAGGTCTCCCCTGCATCTTGGGGGCTGAGGAAGCCGGAGAGCTTCCCCTCCTCCGCCTGTCGCCTCCCCGTTGCGTGCGGAGTTTGCATTGCGTGAGCCGGGGCTGGAAAGCCTCCAGCCATCTCCTCCCCGGGCCCCTACCCCTCCTAGCAATACCTGACACCGGCTCGgcggggcaggaggcagggaagcGCCGGGCAGCTCGCaccccggccggccccgccgctgccctcCAGCctcgcccccgccccgctcccgcttCTCTCCCGCTCGCGCCGcttttttttactcttaaatCTGGCACCTCCGCCCGCCCCGGGAGGGCTGGCGAGGGGCGTGCGGGTGCGGCGCTCCAAGGCCCCCCGGGCTTTCCGGCGCCCCGGGGGAACCGGGGCCGCAAAACCCCCCGGCATCAAGGAAACCGTTCCCCAAGAAATCAGAACGCTCTTGCCTTGTTGTCGTCGTTTTTGCTGTAccaagcaaaatttaaaaatacgacatttatttcagattatcTACAGTCACGTcgtgagaagaaaataaggtgTTTTGGTAGCATTTAGGGATTAGACAAAATTAGATGCTGGGAGCCAGCCCAGCTCAGGGTGTGAACCCAGGCCTGGCCAGGCAGCTACTGCTTCCGTCTTTGCTAAGAAGTGTAATCCTGGCTGCTGTCACTGTCCCGGGCTCTTCCAGTCAGCAGTACCACCGCTTGCTCAGACTGCCATGAGCCATATTTCTCTGTGTGCCTCAGAGCGCACCATTGCCAAGTTACAGAGGTGtcaaaaacactttttctgAGCAGTGCCAGGAAAGTGAGCTTCCCTCTTCCCAGCCCCATCTCTAGGGTGAACTGGAAGGATCCTGCAGTCCAGCCCAGCACATGGCCCAGCTTCAAAGAGGAGCAAAAGTAGCTCCATCCCTATGGTGTTAAGGTTAGGGCAAGCTTGGAGAGAGACTAGGCGGTttggtctctctctctcaccaCCTGAAGGTTGAAACCAAATTTCACCCTGCTATAACCGCTCGGCTGTGGCAAAGTGGCCTGTCCCACCCTGACGgccacccttccctccttcatCAGTCACATGTCAAAGAAGAGACATGGGCTTCTCCCTGCAGAGTGTTCTGGGCACTCGATCTAGGAGGCAAGGACTAGCTTGGATCAGTTACCTGAGCTCTGGATTATAGTGGTGGGCATTTGCCATTGCCAGCAGGTAAATTTGCGTTTTTCCTGGTGACTGTGGTAATCAGTTGCCTAAAATCCAGGCATTACAGCTCTTGTTAGTAAGACCCTAAATCCTTTCTTTGATGTAGCACTTAAACTAGTTGTACTGCAGTCAAAGTGGGAGATTGCCGTTTACTTTGGGGCAAGCAGAACAGATTCCATTCCAGCTCCCATGTAAATCTGAATTTATAAATAGTGTCCTCAAGGTGGCCAAACTCTGGTTGCAGTTggtaagaggaaaaacagctcggcgtggggctgctggaggtgacatgctgtgctgtttctttcctttgcgGGCAAGTGGCCCTGCACCCACCTCACTGTTTCTCATCCATCTGTTCAGTGAGGCAGTGTGGGCCCAGTGCACTGTACACTTTGCATCCTCCTGACATTTTTCCTCAACATTGTACTGCAAGTGGGATTGCGTCCTGGCCACTAGCAAGCAGTACAGAGGAAGAGCACATTTCCACTATCATCAGCGGCAGATTCACAGTTTAAGGCATGAGTCCAGGAATTACAAGTCctggtatatattttttatgtcGTAAGAAAactttaagttctttttttttttttttttttctttcacttctctttGGTCTTCAGGAGTTCAGCTGCTATTagacaggagagaaagaaaaatctattttagatattttgttCTATTGTGGTAGTACCAGCTGGTCCCCCTGTACTACATGCCGTACAGCCAGAATATTTAGTCTTGACTTACTATTGCATCTATTACAGCCGGAGTATTATTTTGACTGTATGCAATGAATGTTTTCTCAATTTTCTAGGCTCTGATTCTATGTGACCTTGATTAGTCCCTTACAATCAAGCATAACTTGGGTGAAACATTTTATCACAGCAATGAACTAGTGCGGTACAAACAATGCGGGCAATGGATGATCAGGCCCTTGGTCTCTCTTATATTCCACAaactgccctcctgcctgcctctttATTTACTCTTCtcacttcttttgtttctagaaGCATAGAAGTTCAGAATTCGTCTTAGATAATGCATGgttcttttttcccagttctggGGACTTAATTGAGATGCAGCTCCTACTGAAGCCAGTCCCAGGTTCCTGAGTCAAAGTTAGTTTTGTTAGGCATCGAAGACTGAATCACTGAAAACGTATGCCAcctaaaatgaattttttctgAGGCCTAGAAAACCCCACTTGATGTAAGatatggaaaagagaaggagttGAAGGGGCAGAAGTGGGTGGGTTTGGGATTAAGGGAAAGGAATTCAGGCCTAATCTGTTAAAAATCCTGATTGATTTGACAGGAATGCCAGACACAGGGGGCTGGCAGAGTCTGTGGGGACATCAGTACCTCTGTCACTCTGAATGAAGGTGCTTTATGTACGTGGACAAGAGTCCTTGTTGTGGACGTAGGAGTTTGATAAAGGAGAAGGAATTACACAACCTGGAGCATCTTCATTTGCCCTTTGAGAGGAAAATTTTATCTCTCTGCCACAGTCCTCCCTTCTTCAGGAAAACCCCTTAACCCCTAAGAGATTTTTTACAAGTGTTGAGAATTACCTAAATAATAGTTTGCAGACTcaattctcattttttcttctaactaTGGCAGCCATTGGCTTCTCTTTTGGACACTGGCAAGGTGCTCATAAATCCTCATGAGCAGCAACTGGAATTTCTCAAGGACTTGACCTTgtcccattttctttccttaccaCTTCCTTTTGCAGCTTTCCATGGAAAGCCTTCCCACACTGGgtttctctgtctctttcccATACCTGGGACTATgtatcttttcctcctctcttaattttacaaaatctCAAGGTGGATTATATGACAGTTGAGCAATGTTTTATCCTGGGATTGCTTCAGTACAGAGCTTGTACAAATTGTTTACAGTTTATAGAGTGATCCAAGACATT
It encodes:
- the LOC115350101 gene encoding cytochrome P450 1B1 isoform X2 is translated as MALERLGEALRGLPASQGCLLLLLCLLAAVHLGKLLLQRQQRRRQSQRRAPPGPFPWPLIGNAAQLGSAPHLSFARLASTYGAVFQLRLGRWPVVVLNGERAIRQALVRQGAAFAGRPPFPSFQLVSGGLSLAFGGYSELWKLHRRAAHATVRAFSTGSPATRRLLERHLVGEARALVALLVRGSAGGAFLDPSRVLVVAVANVMSALCFGRRYSHGDGEFLRLVGRNEQFGRAVGAGSLVDALPWLQRFPSPVRAAYRAFRDLNRDFYGFVRGKFLQHQRSLRPGAAPRDMMDAFIRLQREQPRLQLEHVPATVTDIFGASQDTLSTALQWLLIFLIRYPNVQAKMQEEVDRIVGRDRLPCAEDQPHLPYVMAFLYESMRFSSFVPVTIPHATTTNTFVMGYLIPKDTVIFVNQWSVNHDPAKWSNPEDFDPTRFLDENGFINKDLTSSVMIFSLGKRRCIGEELSKVQLFLFTSILVHQCNFTANPNEDPKMDFTYGLTIKPKPFTLNVTLRDTMDLLDQAVQRLQAEKAANENQLSANA
- the LOC115350101 gene encoding cytochrome P450 1B1 isoform X1, coding for MEAACNSMALERLGEALRGLPASQGCLLLLLCLLAAVHLGKLLLQRQQRRRQSQRRAPPGPFPWPLIGNAAQLGSAPHLSFARLASTYGAVFQLRLGRWPVVVLNGERAIRQALVRQGAAFAGRPPFPSFQLVSGGLSLAFGGYSELWKLHRRAAHATVRAFSTGSPATRRLLERHLVGEARALVALLVRGSAGGAFLDPSRVLVVAVANVMSALCFGRRYSHGDGEFLRLVGRNEQFGRAVGAGSLVDALPWLQRFPSPVRAAYRAFRDLNRDFYGFVRGKFLQHQRSLRPGAAPRDMMDAFIRLQREQPRLQLEHVPATVTDIFGASQDTLSTALQWLLIFLIRYPNVQAKMQEEVDRIVGRDRLPCAEDQPHLPYVMAFLYESMRFSSFVPVTIPHATTTNTFVMGYLIPKDTVIFVNQWSVNHDPAKWSNPEDFDPTRFLDENGFINKDLTSSVMIFSLGKRRCIGEELSKVQLFLFTSILVHQCNFTANPNEDPKMDFTYGLTIKPKPFTLNVTLRDTMDLLDQAVQRLQAEKAANENQLSANA
- the LOC115350101 gene encoding cytochrome P450 1B1 isoform X3, which codes for MEAACNSMALERLGEALRGLPASQGCLLLLLCLLAAVHLGKLLLQRQQRRRQSQRRAPPGPFPWPLIGNAAQLGSAPHLSFARLASTYGAVFQLRLGRWPVVVLNGERAIRQALVRQGAAFAGRPPFPSFQLVSGGLSLAFGGYSELWKLHRRAAHATVRAFSTGSPATRRLLERHLVGEARALVALLVRGSAGGAFLDPSRVLVVAVANVMSALCFGRRYSHGDGEFLRLVGRNEQFGRAVGAGSLVDALPWLQRFPSPVRAAYRAFRDLNRDFYGFVRGKFLQHQRSLRPGAAPRDMMDAFIRLQREQPRLQLEHVPATVTDIFGASQDTLSTALQWLLIFLIRLMQTSSTQPLLGKTGKYLMLRAKGTVPSVHINRWVSPRFLTFAQRLTCRSAAGGKGIRTCRLKCRKKWIGLLEETVCHVLKISLTCPTSWLSCMNPCVSAALCLLLSHMPPQPTPS